In a genomic window of Ralstonia nicotianae:
- a CDS encoding Wadjet anti-phage system protein JetD domain-containing protein, which translates to MPKKLLSPEAARDFLVRRFNNQHQTWVAGGGSWPLYVSLGAPTEKDIVDDPGAVRSWASAWQSRSGPGEVAFEERQFARLGKHRLPVSLTFSDAGQVAAAVGQAGRWSTAAERYQRMLSRWPLLGEGNALASKFDVLADYAIEDFDRLMSLLAWLEVNPKSGLYLRQLPVEGLDTKWLEKRTGLVSTLLRALRVAVPDDESDFHELCGLRKPAHRVRVRLLCPSLRTLVGGLCDIEAPVGELARVPIAPRAVIIAENLETGLALPDVPGAVVVMRLGNAVSALGTLPWLQSADAVYWGDIDTHGFAILDRARRAVPHLRSLLMDESTLLRHRALWVQEATQCPNVPLETLTAEERACYESLRTHTWGQRVRLEQERLAWSEAMETLMPALGAVMSLGLDRTPPSDSHESAAMKEQFEG; encoded by the coding sequence ATGCCGAAGAAGCTTCTGTCTCCTGAGGCAGCGCGCGACTTCCTGGTTCGCCGCTTCAACAACCAGCACCAAACTTGGGTAGCCGGAGGTGGGAGCTGGCCGCTGTATGTTTCCTTGGGCGCTCCGACAGAGAAGGACATTGTCGATGACCCGGGCGCAGTCAGAAGCTGGGCCAGCGCATGGCAGTCCAGAAGCGGCCCCGGCGAGGTCGCTTTTGAAGAGCGACAGTTCGCTCGGCTCGGAAAGCATCGGCTACCGGTCAGCCTGACTTTCTCCGATGCCGGCCAGGTCGCAGCGGCCGTTGGCCAAGCCGGGCGCTGGTCAACAGCGGCGGAACGCTACCAACGGATGCTGAGCCGCTGGCCTTTGCTCGGGGAAGGGAACGCGCTGGCGTCGAAGTTTGACGTGCTGGCCGACTATGCCATTGAGGACTTCGATCGTTTGATGTCGCTGCTGGCGTGGTTGGAGGTGAATCCGAAGTCTGGCCTCTACCTGAGACAGTTGCCGGTGGAAGGCTTGGACACAAAGTGGCTTGAGAAGCGAACTGGCTTGGTGTCCACGCTTCTTCGGGCTTTACGCGTAGCCGTCCCAGATGACGAAAGCGACTTCCACGAGCTGTGCGGGCTGCGCAAGCCTGCGCATCGCGTCCGTGTCCGACTGCTTTGCCCCTCCCTGCGTACACTCGTCGGCGGTCTGTGCGACATCGAGGCGCCGGTAGGCGAGCTTGCAAGGGTGCCGATTGCTCCAAGGGCCGTGATCATCGCTGAAAACCTCGAGACAGGGCTGGCGCTTCCGGACGTGCCTGGTGCGGTTGTCGTCATGCGGCTGGGAAATGCAGTCAGTGCGCTCGGGACGTTGCCGTGGCTACAGAGTGCTGATGCGGTGTACTGGGGCGACATCGACACGCACGGTTTTGCCATCCTAGACCGTGCCCGCAGAGCGGTGCCGCATTTACGGTCGCTTCTGATGGACGAGTCGACGCTTCTTCGTCATCGAGCGCTTTGGGTGCAAGAAGCAACCCAGTGCCCCAACGTGCCGTTGGAAACGTTGACCGCCGAGGAACGTGCCTGCTACGAGAGCCTGAGAACCCATACGTGGGGTCAACGTGTGCGCCTGGAGCAAGAGCGGTTGGCTTGGAGCGAGGCCATGGAGACTTTGATGCCGGCGCTGGGCGCGGTGATGTCTCTTGGTTTGGACAGGACTCCGCCGAGTGACTCCCATGAGTCGGCCGCCATGAAAGAGCAATTTGAAGGTTGA
- a CDS encoding DUF4194 domain-containing protein: MNSWTDEADAAGNGATSSHTAAVVEERKEEAIFLGDTGSLPIDTRRVLVQLLLGPSVDARRQTKLWPVLLRDETVIRSRMHELFLEVVIDHEQQVAFTRQVTSEELEVPILLRKASLTFLETALLLFLRQRLTQADAQGERAVVSLSDMQEHLGVFERDNNPDHAKFGRQVVNAVDKAKKLSLLQRIRSSEERYEVAPTLKLLFSAEEIQQLSRTYGQLAQVPQPTGEPDDSVAVDVAGDSADEDEEGL, encoded by the coding sequence TTGAACTCGTGGACTGATGAGGCCGATGCGGCTGGAAACGGCGCTACTTCCAGCCACACCGCCGCTGTCGTTGAGGAACGCAAAGAAGAGGCAATCTTCCTTGGCGATACCGGCTCGCTGCCTATCGACACGCGCCGGGTCTTGGTGCAGCTGCTGCTCGGCCCTTCGGTAGACGCACGGCGCCAAACGAAGCTGTGGCCGGTGCTGCTGCGCGATGAAACGGTCATCCGCTCGCGGATGCACGAGCTGTTCCTTGAGGTGGTCATCGATCACGAGCAGCAGGTAGCCTTCACCCGCCAGGTGACGTCGGAGGAACTCGAAGTTCCCATCCTTCTGCGCAAGGCCTCATTGACCTTCCTAGAAACGGCTCTGCTTCTTTTCCTGCGTCAGCGGTTGACGCAGGCCGATGCCCAAGGGGAGCGCGCAGTGGTGTCACTGTCGGACATGCAGGAGCACCTGGGTGTGTTCGAACGCGACAACAACCCTGACCACGCCAAGTTCGGCCGCCAGGTAGTCAACGCGGTAGACAAGGCGAAGAAGCTGAGCCTGCTTCAGCGCATCCGCAGCTCAGAAGAGCGCTACGAAGTCGCACCGACACTGAAGCTGTTGTTCTCGGCCGAGGAGATTCAGCAGCTCTCCCGAACCTATGGACAGCTGGCACAGGTGCCCCAGCCAACAGGCGAGCCGGACGACTCGGTTGCGGTCGACGTGGCTGGCGATAGTGCGGATGAAGACGAGGAGGGTCTGTGA
- a CDS encoding ATP-binding protein, with the protein MNTAELTLPLDGANDQFRLTRIQTFNWGTFSNVFDFPIPAQGYLFVGPSGSGKSTVLDAHAALMTPPKWVDFNVAAREAERHGRDRNIMTYLRGAWAQQTGDGGEYVSQYLRSGTTWSAIAETYRNEQGRVVVLGQVLWVKGNSTAPADAKRVFLTLEREFDVQELEFFAKNEFDTRRFKHDLLDAKVHTEFSAYQERFRRLLGIDNERALRLLHKTQSAKNLGDLNVFLRDFMLDEPEVFGIATSLVNEFGELNEAHQEVVAARRQIQTLNPARDEHMELDRDNDKRNGLLAIQTAIDQYREHRRKLLVDERIAELEVDKEGSRQEALRLAQIADDEFVKLTDLQRQKLNLGADVLDRLDDEIKAAEAEKPVRMAKRDQAAAACKIMGWAVPDSVVWFVQRVDAARQRMLKARDLKKEVEDRKDQLKTDHRLASEEFTKTVAEVKALERQKSNLPARLVDLRERMARDLSIPEEKLPFVGELVEVRSDAAEWRGAIERVLGGFARSILVDDKHYPAVSEYLNERNIGERLVYFRTIQQSSGRTPGPNSLVRKLNLASGSFGDWVREELKQSFDFECADTLQAFRNAPRAVTREGSVKHNTMRHEKNDRHSVNDRSQWVLGFDNKEKLALYKGKAAEVGRRISELQAALDKIGEEEDFQQEQLLHCQNLSNLTWNDVDVASLLTRIDDLKARLKAEREARPDLAVLNDRIKTQEGVHSTAVSKKNDEDATGRGIAKEIDQLNGKLAELARLWPGCDRPPAFAENISSRYVATGKEVTLENLDQVTSMVERALNTELRALDNRLTELKSSIVQRFADFNRLWPAVAGGLDATLASAEDYLAKLKRLEDDNLPAYEDRFFALLREQSDQNLMLLATKLDEERSAIRARMELVNESLRTAPFNPGTHLVIDTTDKSLEDVRLFRASLRESLSHSFSNDRDLAEGRFNALAALVKRLASQETVDKNWRNLVLDVRQHVEFVARELDEDDIEVEVYRSGAGKSGGQRQKLAATCLAAALRYQLGGQDRALPSYSTVVLDEAFDKADAEFTAMAMNIFKTFGFQMIVATPLKSVMTLEPFIGGACFVHIKDRKKSAVIPIEYDGETQRLKLTQDVRNAEEASVS; encoded by the coding sequence GTGAATACCGCTGAACTGACATTGCCGCTTGATGGCGCGAACGACCAGTTCCGTCTGACACGAATCCAGACCTTCAACTGGGGGACGTTCTCCAACGTCTTCGACTTTCCCATCCCGGCGCAAGGCTACCTCTTTGTCGGCCCCTCTGGGTCGGGCAAGTCGACGGTACTGGACGCGCATGCGGCCTTGATGACGCCACCAAAGTGGGTGGACTTCAACGTCGCCGCACGGGAAGCCGAGCGGCATGGCCGCGACCGCAACATCATGACGTACCTGCGCGGCGCTTGGGCTCAGCAGACCGGTGACGGTGGCGAGTACGTTTCGCAGTACCTGCGCAGCGGCACGACCTGGTCAGCCATCGCAGAAACGTACCGCAACGAGCAGGGGCGCGTCGTCGTCCTCGGGCAGGTTCTGTGGGTCAAAGGGAATTCGACCGCGCCAGCAGATGCAAAGCGGGTATTCCTCACGCTCGAGCGTGAGTTCGATGTCCAGGAACTGGAGTTCTTCGCGAAAAACGAGTTCGACACGCGTCGCTTCAAGCACGACTTGCTGGATGCGAAGGTTCATACAGAGTTCAGCGCCTACCAGGAACGGTTTCGTCGTCTGCTGGGCATCGACAACGAGCGCGCGCTTCGTTTGCTGCATAAGACACAGTCGGCGAAGAACCTGGGTGACCTCAACGTTTTCTTGCGCGACTTCATGCTCGACGAGCCCGAGGTTTTCGGCATCGCTACTAGCCTCGTCAACGAGTTCGGCGAGCTCAACGAGGCACACCAAGAGGTGGTGGCTGCTCGCAGACAGATTCAGACGCTCAACCCCGCCCGCGATGAGCATATGGAGCTTGACCGCGACAACGACAAACGCAATGGGCTACTGGCCATCCAGACTGCCATCGACCAGTACCGCGAGCATCGGCGCAAGTTGCTTGTCGATGAACGAATTGCAGAGTTGGAGGTGGACAAGGAAGGCTCAAGGCAGGAAGCCTTGCGCCTGGCGCAGATTGCGGACGATGAGTTCGTCAAGCTGACGGACTTGCAGCGTCAGAAGCTCAACCTAGGTGCGGATGTTCTCGACCGGCTTGATGACGAAATCAAGGCAGCGGAAGCAGAGAAGCCGGTTCGGATGGCCAAGCGCGACCAGGCCGCAGCCGCGTGCAAGATCATGGGGTGGGCGGTGCCTGACAGCGTCGTGTGGTTTGTTCAGCGTGTGGACGCGGCCAGGCAACGCATGCTGAAGGCGCGGGACTTGAAGAAGGAGGTCGAGGACCGCAAGGACCAGCTCAAGACCGACCATAGGCTGGCCAGTGAAGAGTTCACCAAGACAGTGGCCGAAGTCAAAGCCCTCGAACGCCAGAAGTCGAACTTGCCGGCACGGCTTGTGGACCTGAGGGAACGCATGGCCCGCGACCTTTCAATCCCGGAGGAGAAGCTTCCGTTTGTCGGTGAATTGGTCGAAGTACGGTCTGACGCCGCCGAATGGCGCGGAGCCATCGAGCGTGTTCTGGGCGGGTTCGCGCGCTCCATCCTGGTTGACGATAAGCACTACCCGGCGGTTTCGGAGTACCTGAACGAGCGGAATATCGGCGAGCGCCTGGTGTACTTCCGGACCATCCAACAGTCCTCGGGACGCACGCCGGGGCCGAACTCGCTGGTCCGCAAGCTGAACCTGGCGAGTGGAAGCTTTGGCGACTGGGTGAGAGAGGAACTGAAGCAATCATTCGACTTCGAGTGCGCTGACACGTTGCAGGCGTTTCGCAACGCCCCTCGTGCTGTCACTCGTGAGGGCTCGGTCAAACACAACACGATGCGACATGAGAAGAACGACCGTCACTCCGTCAACGATCGCAGTCAGTGGGTGCTGGGCTTCGACAACAAGGAAAAGTTGGCCCTCTACAAGGGCAAAGCGGCAGAGGTTGGTAGACGCATCTCCGAACTGCAGGCGGCGCTCGACAAGATTGGAGAGGAAGAAGACTTCCAACAGGAACAGCTGTTGCACTGCCAGAACCTGTCGAATCTGACCTGGAACGATGTCGACGTTGCCTCCCTGTTGACTCGCATTGACGACTTGAAGGCACGGCTGAAGGCGGAGCGGGAGGCGCGGCCCGACCTTGCCGTCCTAAACGACCGTATCAAGACGCAGGAAGGTGTCCACTCGACGGCTGTCAGCAAGAAGAACGACGAAGACGCCACGGGTCGAGGCATCGCCAAGGAAATCGATCAGTTGAACGGCAAGCTCGCCGAACTCGCGCGCCTGTGGCCCGGTTGTGACCGGCCACCGGCGTTCGCAGAGAACATTTCCTCCCGATATGTCGCTACGGGTAAGGAAGTCACCCTTGAAAACCTCGACCAGGTGACCAGCATGGTCGAGCGCGCACTTAACACGGAGCTGCGTGCGCTCGACAACCGACTGACTGAGCTGAAGAGCTCCATCGTGCAGCGCTTTGCTGACTTCAATCGGCTGTGGCCTGCGGTCGCTGGTGGGCTGGATGCCACGCTCGCCAGCGCCGAGGACTATCTGGCCAAGCTCAAGCGTCTGGAGGACGACAACCTCCCTGCGTACGAGGACAGGTTCTTCGCGTTGCTTCGCGAGCAGAGTGACCAGAACCTCATGCTGCTGGCGACCAAGCTTGACGAGGAGCGGTCGGCCATTCGGGCTCGGATGGAGCTTGTCAACGAGAGCCTGCGGACCGCGCCCTTCAACCCGGGCACGCATCTGGTCATCGACACGACCGATAAGTCGCTCGAAGACGTCCGGCTCTTCCGCGCGAGCTTGAGGGAATCGCTCAGCCACTCGTTCTCGAACGACCGCGACTTGGCCGAGGGGCGCTTCAACGCGCTGGCCGCGCTCGTCAAGCGCCTGGCGAGCCAGGAGACTGTGGACAAGAACTGGCGCAACCTTGTGCTTGATGTCAGGCAGCACGTCGAATTCGTGGCCCGTGAGCTCGATGAGGATGACATAGAAGTCGAGGTCTACCGCAGCGGCGCCGGCAAGTCAGGCGGGCAGCGTCAGAAGCTCGCGGCCACCTGCCTGGCCGCAGCTCTTCGCTACCAGCTGGGCGGCCAAGATCGCGCACTTCCAAGCTACTCCACCGTTGTGCTCGACGAAGCCTTCGACAAGGCGGACGCCGAGTTCACCGCGATGGCTATGAACATATTCAAGACCTTCGGGTTCCAGATGATTGTGGCTACACCTTTGAAGTCGGTGATGACGCTGGAGCCCTTCATCGGCGGCGCGTGCTTCGTACACATCAAGGACCGCAAGAAGTCCGCCGTCATCCCTATCGAGTACGACGGCGAGACCCAACGACTGAAGTTGACGCAGGACGTTCGCAATGCCGAAGAAGCTTCTGTCTCCTGA